Proteins from a single region of bacterium:
- a CDS encoding DUF5915 domain-containing protein: protein SNWYVRRSRERFWAPGFEQDKKDAYWTLWEVLVALARLAAPFTPFFAEHTWRTLVGGAWPGARPDSVHLSDWFEPPADWADEPLSSAMGLAREVVSLGLAARGAQKLRVRQPLAHARVLLADPSREAELRGLAGIVADELNVKEVLFGGDADAFVHWSMQPNFRAIGPKYGTLVPKIKQALGKADAAALRRELDAEGKVTLRIDGTAVELGPEEIAISLAAREHYAAASSPRVVVVLETDLDDALLREGLARELVNRVQTMRKELDLDYAQRIALTFEGNEEVARVVAEHGAMIAAETLAVELRAAPPAPGADVKECDVDGRTVRIGLVKAATR, encoded by the coding sequence TCTCCAACTGGTACGTCCGCCGCTCGCGCGAGCGGTTCTGGGCGCCCGGCTTCGAGCAGGACAAGAAGGACGCCTACTGGACCCTCTGGGAAGTCCTCGTCGCGCTGGCGCGCCTCGCCGCGCCGTTCACGCCGTTCTTCGCCGAGCACACGTGGCGCACGCTGGTCGGCGGCGCGTGGCCCGGCGCGCGGCCGGACAGCGTCCACCTCTCCGACTGGTTCGAGCCGCCGGCCGACTGGGCCGACGAGCCGCTCTCCTCGGCGATGGGGCTGGCGCGCGAGGTCGTGTCGCTCGGCCTCGCCGCGCGCGGCGCGCAGAAGCTGCGCGTCCGGCAGCCGCTGGCCCACGCCCGCGTCCTCCTCGCCGATCCGTCGCGCGAGGCGGAGCTGCGCGGCCTCGCCGGGATCGTCGCCGACGAGCTGAACGTCAAGGAGGTCCTCTTCGGCGGCGACGCCGACGCCTTCGTCCACTGGTCGATGCAGCCGAACTTCCGCGCGATCGGCCCGAAGTACGGGACGCTCGTGCCGAAGATCAAACAGGCGCTCGGCAAGGCCGACGCCGCGGCGCTGCGGCGCGAGCTGGACGCCGAGGGGAAGGTCACGCTGCGGATCGACGGGACGGCGGTCGAGCTCGGCCCGGAGGAGATCGCGATCTCCCTCGCCGCGCGCGAGCACTACGCCGCGGCGTCGTCGCCGCGGGTCGTCGTCGTCCTCGAGACCGACCTCGACGACGCGCTGCTCCGCGAGGGGCTGGCGCGCGAGCTGGTCAACCGGGTCCAGACGATGCGCAAGGAGCTCGACCTCGACTACGCCCAGCGGATCGCGCTGACGTTCGAGGGGAACGAGGAAGTCGCGCGCGTCGTCGCCGAGCACGGCGCGATGATCGCCGCCGAAACGCTCGCGGTGGAGCTCCGCGCGGCGCCGCCGGCGCCGGGCGCGGACGTGAAGGAGTGCGACGTGGACGGCCGGACGGTGCGGATCGGCCTCGTCAAGGCGGCGACGCGATGA